Proteins encoded within one genomic window of Sphaerotilus montanus:
- the rho gene encoding transcription termination factor Rho, producing MHLSELKAQHISALIQMAESLEIESASRLRKQELMFAIMKKRARQGEQIFGDGVLEVLPDGFGFLRSPDTSFLASTDDIYLSPSQIRRFNLHTGDMIEGEVRVPKDGERYFALVKVDRVNELTPEESKNKIMFENLTPLFPKEQFRLERDIKGEENITSRIIDLIAPIGKGQRALIVSPPKSGKTVMMQHLAHALVANHPEVHLIVLLVDERPEEVTEMQRTVRGEVISSTFDEPAARHVQVAEMVIERAKRLVELRKDVIILLDSITRLARAYNNVLPSSGKVLTGGVDANALQRPKRFFGAARNVEEGGSLTIIGTALVDTGSRMDEVIYEEFKGTGNCEIHLDRRMAEKRVYPSILLNKSGTRREELLLKPEILQKSWILRKLLYPMDEIEAMEFILGKMKATKSNIDFFDMMRRGG from the coding sequence ATGCATCTTTCCGAACTCAAGGCTCAACACATCTCGGCGCTCATCCAGATGGCAGAGTCGCTGGAGATCGAGTCCGCCAGTCGCCTGCGCAAGCAGGAGCTGATGTTCGCGATCATGAAAAAGCGCGCCCGTCAGGGCGAGCAGATTTTCGGCGATGGCGTGCTGGAGGTCCTTCCTGATGGTTTCGGCTTTCTGCGTTCGCCGGACACGAGTTTTCTCGCGTCCACCGACGACATCTACCTGTCGCCGAGCCAGATCCGCCGTTTCAATCTCCACACCGGCGACATGATCGAAGGCGAAGTGCGCGTGCCGAAGGACGGCGAGCGCTACTTTGCCTTGGTCAAGGTCGACCGCGTCAACGAACTGACGCCCGAGGAGAGCAAGAACAAGATCATGTTCGAGAATCTGACCCCGCTGTTCCCGAAGGAGCAGTTCCGGTTGGAGCGCGACATCAAGGGTGAAGAGAACATCACCAGTCGCATCATCGATCTGATCGCCCCCATCGGCAAAGGCCAGCGCGCCCTGATCGTCTCGCCGCCCAAGAGCGGCAAGACGGTGATGATGCAGCACCTCGCCCACGCCCTGGTCGCCAACCACCCCGAGGTCCACCTCATCGTCCTGCTGGTCGACGAGCGCCCCGAGGAAGTGACCGAAATGCAGCGCACCGTGCGCGGCGAGGTGATCAGTTCCACCTTCGACGAGCCGGCCGCGCGCCACGTTCAGGTCGCCGAGATGGTGATCGAGCGGGCCAAGCGCCTGGTCGAGCTGCGCAAGGACGTGATCATCCTGCTGGACTCGATCACCCGGCTGGCCCGCGCGTACAACAACGTGCTGCCCTCGTCGGGCAAGGTGCTGACCGGCGGTGTGGACGCCAACGCCCTGCAGCGCCCCAAGCGCTTCTTCGGCGCGGCCCGCAATGTCGAGGAGGGTGGCTCGCTCACCATCATCGGCACCGCGCTGGTCGACACCGGCAGCCGCATGGACGAGGTGATCTACGAGGAATTCAAGGGCACCGGCAACTGCGAGATCCACCTGGACCGCCGCATGGCCGAGAAGCGTGTCTACCCGTCGATCCTGCTGAACAAGTCCGGCACGCGCCGCGAGGAGTTGCTGCTCAAGCCGGAGATCCTGCAGAAGAGCTGGATCCTGCGCAAGCTGCTCTATCCGATGGACGAGATCGAGGCGATGGAGTTCATCCTCGGCAAGATGAAGGCCACGAAGAGCAACATCGACTTCTTCGACATGATGCGTCGCGGCGGCTGA
- a CDS encoding type B 50S ribosomal protein L31: protein MKDGIHPNYRDVCFVDLSNGFQFVTRSCAPAREKITLEDGRELPLFKLETTSETHPFYTGTQKSIDSLGGRVEKFRNKFKVGIKK from the coding sequence ATGAAAGACGGCATCCACCCGAACTACCGCGACGTCTGCTTCGTCGACCTGTCCAACGGTTTCCAGTTCGTGACCCGCTCGTGCGCCCCGGCCCGCGAGAAGATCACCCTGGAAGACGGCCGCGAACTGCCGCTGTTCAAGCTGGAAACCACCAGCGAAACGCACCCGTTCTACACGGGCACGCAGAAGAGCATCGACAGCCTGGGCGGCCGCGTCGAGAAGTTCCGCAACAAGTTCAAGGTCGGCATCAAGAAGTAA
- the phoR gene encoding phosphate regulon sensor histidine kinase PhoR, with product MSLVLRRLFTTLLLMSLLAMIGGLVGLRLHAPVLGTWAGALLGVLLSGWRDARRAGRLMDWLRGNLEGDAPRDGQLWGEMAYRTERALRQRELALRSERQRLGEFLRAIEASPNGVILLDADEQIIWLNQIGAVHLGLDPQRDLGQRITNLVRSPAFVTGLQAGESREVISLPHYQSRLSLSLLVRAYGAGQRLLLTQDVTERLQAEAMRRDFVANVSHEIRTPLTVLVGFVETLSKLPLGEAERQRLLGMMGQQTHRMQTLVADLLTLAQLEGSPPPSADEWVSTEALLQQVEVEARGLSRGRHLIQFPDEATLRAQAADIAGIRTELLSALTNLTSNAVRYTPEGGRVAVSWTLRPSGGGTFEVRDSGIGIAREHLPRLTERFYRVDGSRSRETGGTGLGLSIVKHVVQRHGAELELDSEPGKGSVFRITFPAARVRASVKAVADRPA from the coding sequence ATGAGCCTTGTCCTGCGGCGTCTGTTCACGACCCTGCTGCTCATGAGCCTGCTGGCCATGATCGGTGGTCTGGTCGGCCTGCGTCTGCACGCACCTGTGCTGGGCACCTGGGCGGGTGCGTTGCTCGGCGTGCTGCTGTCCGGGTGGCGCGATGCCCGTCGCGCGGGACGGCTGATGGACTGGCTGCGCGGCAATCTGGAAGGCGATGCCCCGCGTGACGGCCAGCTCTGGGGTGAAATGGCCTACCGCACCGAGCGGGCCCTGCGTCAGCGCGAACTGGCCCTGCGCTCCGAACGCCAGCGGCTGGGCGAGTTCCTGCGCGCCATCGAGGCATCACCCAACGGGGTCATCCTGCTGGACGCCGACGAGCAGATCATCTGGCTGAACCAGATCGGTGCAGTCCATCTGGGACTGGATCCCCAGCGCGATCTGGGTCAGCGCATCACCAATCTGGTGCGTTCGCCCGCCTTCGTGACAGGCCTGCAGGCGGGTGAAAGCCGCGAGGTGATCAGCCTGCCGCACTACCAGTCCCGCCTGTCCCTGTCGCTGCTGGTGCGTGCCTATGGTGCTGGCCAGCGCCTGCTGCTGACCCAGGACGTCACCGAACGGTTGCAGGCTGAAGCGATGCGGCGCGACTTCGTGGCCAATGTGTCGCACGAGATCCGCACACCGCTCACGGTGCTGGTGGGCTTTGTCGAGACCCTGAGCAAGCTGCCGCTGGGCGAGGCCGAGCGGCAGCGTCTGCTGGGCATGATGGGCCAGCAGACCCACCGCATGCAGACCCTCGTGGCCGATCTGCTGACCCTGGCACAACTGGAGGGCAGCCCACCGCCGTCGGCGGACGAGTGGGTGTCGACGGAAGCGTTGCTGCAGCAGGTCGAGGTGGAGGCCCGCGGGCTGTCCCGCGGTCGCCACCTGATCCAGTTTCCGGACGAGGCCACGCTGCGTGCGCAGGCGGCCGACATCGCCGGCATCCGGACCGAACTGCTCTCGGCACTGACCAACCTCACCAGCAACGCGGTGCGCTACACGCCGGAAGGCGGGCGTGTCGCGGTGAGCTGGACGCTGCGACCGTCCGGTGGTGGCACGTTCGAGGTGCGGGACAGCGGCATCGGCATCGCCCGCGAACACCTGCCGCGTCTGACCGAGCGCTTCTACCGGGTCGACGGCAGCCGCTCGCGCGAAACCGGTGGAACGGGGCTCGGCCTGTCCATCGTCAAGCATGTGGTGCAGCGCCACGGTGCCGAGCTGGAGCTGGACAGCGAGCCGGGCAAGGGCTCGGTGTTTCGCATCACCTTCCCGGCAGCGCGGGTGCGGGCATCGGTCAAGGCCGTCGCCGATAGACCAGCATGA
- the phoB gene encoding phosphate regulon transcriptional regulator PhoB, producing MARVLVVEDEPAIAELIAINLRHVGFEVVIAVSAEQAQTAVDTVLPDLAMLDWMLPGISGVELTRRWRQAARTRELPIIMLTARAEERDKVAGLDAGADDYLVKPFSTGELLARIRAVLRRRAPTASEAVVEFGGLRLDPSIRRVSRGETDCRLGPTEFKLLHYLMTHPEHVHSRAQLLDRVWGDHVFIEERTVDVHIKRLREALLPVHCAQLIETVRGAGYRLTHSATAA from the coding sequence ATGGCGCGCGTGCTGGTGGTCGAGGACGAGCCGGCGATTGCCGAGCTGATCGCGATCAACCTGCGGCACGTCGGTTTCGAGGTGGTGATCGCGGTGTCGGCAGAGCAGGCGCAGACCGCGGTGGACACCGTGCTGCCCGATCTCGCCATGCTGGACTGGATGCTGCCGGGGATTTCCGGGGTGGAGTTGACCCGCCGCTGGCGGCAGGCTGCACGCACCCGCGAACTGCCCATCATCATGCTGACGGCGCGCGCCGAAGAGCGGGACAAGGTGGCCGGGCTGGATGCGGGGGCCGATGACTACCTCGTCAAGCCATTCTCCACGGGGGAGTTGCTGGCGCGCATCCGGGCCGTGCTGCGTCGGCGGGCGCCGACCGCGAGCGAGGCGGTCGTCGAGTTCGGCGGGCTGCGGCTGGATCCTTCGATCCGGCGGGTGTCGCGTGGCGAGACCGACTGCCGGCTCGGTCCGACCGAGTTCAAGCTGCTGCACTACCTGATGACGCATCCTGAGCATGTCCACAGCCGCGCGCAGCTGCTGGACCGCGTCTGGGGTGACCACGTCTTCATCGAGGAGCGCACGGTGGATGTGCACATCAAACGTTTGCGCGAGGCCTTGTTGCCGGTACATTGCGCGCAGCTGATCGAAACCGTGCGCGGCGCGGGCTATCGACTCACCCACTCTGCCACCGCCGCCTGA
- the phoU gene encoding phosphate signaling complex protein PhoU — MDKHLSSQFDAELSGISTRVLEMGGMVESQVAQAMLALTQFSEEIAVQVIRTEERVNQMEMEIDRDLSTIIARRQPTARDLRLLIAISKTIGNLERVGDEAARIARTVRGLVQTGVLGRLRFPVSDVSLEASLATASLRKALDAFARLDVNQALEVIRQDDEIDREFDGLLRKLITYMMEDPRTISVSIDLVFVAKAIERVGDHAKNLAEQIIYIVKGTDVRHNTPDAVADMVR, encoded by the coding sequence ATGGACAAACATCTCTCCAGCCAGTTCGACGCCGAGTTGAGCGGCATCTCCACCCGCGTTCTCGAAATGGGCGGCATGGTCGAGTCCCAGGTGGCGCAGGCCATGCTGGCGCTGACGCAGTTCAGTGAAGAAATCGCCGTGCAGGTGATCCGCACCGAGGAGCGCGTGAACCAGATGGAGATGGAGATCGACCGCGATCTTTCCACCATCATCGCCCGGCGCCAGCCGACCGCACGCGATCTGCGCCTGCTGATCGCCATCTCCAAGACCATCGGCAATCTGGAGCGTGTCGGCGACGAGGCTGCACGCATCGCGCGCACGGTGCGGGGTCTGGTGCAGACGGGGGTGCTGGGCCGTCTGCGTTTCCCGGTGTCGGACGTCTCGCTCGAAGCCAGTCTGGCAACGGCCTCGCTGCGCAAGGCGCTGGACGCCTTCGCGCGCCTCGACGTCAACCAGGCGCTCGAAGTGATCCGCCAGGACGACGAGATCGACCGCGAGTTCGACGGCCTGCTGCGCAAGCTCATCACCTACATGATGGAAGATCCCCGCACCATCTCGGTCTCGATCGACCTGGTGTTCGTCGCCAAGGCGATCGAGCGGGTGGGTGACCACGCCAAGAATCTGGCCGAGCAGATCATCTACATCGTCAAGGGCACGGACGTGCGGCACAACACGCCGGATGCCGTGGCCGACATGGTGCGGTGA
- the pstB gene encoding phosphate ABC transporter ATP-binding protein PstB has translation MDAKVATPTADKIKVAVRNLNFYYGNFHALKNINLDIPEKKVTAFIGPSGCGKSTLLRTFNRMFELYPEQRAEGEILLDGGNILKSKEDISLIRARVGMVFQKPTPFPMSIYDNIAFGVKLFENLPRVEMDERVEWALKKAALWNEVKDKLDKSGSGLSGGQQQRLCIARGIAIKPEVLLLDEPCSALDPISTGKIEELIDELKHDYTVVIVTHNMQQAARSSDYTAYMYLGDLIEFGPTSDIFMKPRKKETEDYITGRFG, from the coding sequence ATGGACGCCAAAGTCGCTACGCCCACCGCCGACAAGATCAAGGTGGCAGTTCGCAACCTGAACTTCTATTACGGCAATTTCCATGCTCTGAAGAACATCAACCTCGACATCCCGGAGAAGAAGGTCACCGCCTTCATCGGTCCGTCGGGCTGCGGAAAGTCGACCCTGCTGCGCACGTTCAACCGCATGTTCGAGCTCTACCCGGAGCAGCGTGCAGAAGGCGAGATCCTGCTGGACGGAGGCAACATCCTCAAGTCCAAGGAAGACATCTCGCTGATCCGTGCCCGTGTCGGCATGGTCTTCCAGAAGCCCACACCATTCCCGATGTCGATCTACGACAACATCGCCTTCGGTGTGAAGCTGTTCGAGAACCTGCCCCGTGTCGAGATGGACGAGCGGGTCGAATGGGCGCTCAAGAAGGCGGCCCTCTGGAACGAGGTCAAGGACAAGCTCGACAAGAGCGGCTCCGGTCTGTCCGGCGGTCAGCAGCAGCGCCTGTGCATCGCCCGCGGCATCGCGATCAAGCCCGAAGTGCTGTTGCTGGACGAGCCGTGTTCGGCGCTGGACCCGATCTCCACCGGCAAGATCGAGGAACTGATCGACGAACTGAAGCACGACTACACCGTCGTCATCGTGACGCACAACATGCAGCAGGCCGCGCGCAGTTCGGACTACACCGCCTACATGTACCTCGGTGACCTCATCGAGTTCGGACCGACTTCTGACATTTTCATGAAACCCCGGAAAAAGGAAACCGAGGACTACATCACCGGCCGATTCGGCTGA
- the pstA gene encoding phosphate ABC transporter permease PstA, which yields MSTAASYESRLAMHRHRKRINSVALTLSLGAMAFGLFWLLWILIETVRMGLGGLNLATFTEMTPPPQAEIGGLANAIFGSFTMVGLATLLGTPIGVMAGVYLAEYGQTNWLGRATRFINDILLSAPSIVIGLFVYSIWVARMKSFSGFAGVLALTLIVIPVVIRTTENMLSLIPNAMREAAYALGTPKWKVILAITLKSARAGVMTGVLLAVARISGETAPLLFTALSNQFWTSNLNEPMASLPVTIYKFAMSPYENWQKLAWAGVFLITVGVLALNIVARTLLRNKH from the coding sequence ATGAGCACCGCTGCGTCATACGAATCGCGGCTGGCGATGCACCGCCACCGCAAGCGCATCAACAGCGTGGCACTGACCCTGTCCCTGGGCGCCATGGCATTCGGCCTGTTCTGGCTGCTCTGGATCCTGATCGAGACGGTGCGCATGGGGCTGGGTGGACTGAACCTGGCCACCTTCACCGAGATGACGCCACCGCCGCAGGCTGAAATCGGTGGCCTGGCCAATGCGATCTTCGGCTCGTTCACCATGGTCGGTCTGGCCACGCTGCTGGGAACCCCCATCGGCGTGATGGCCGGGGTGTATCTGGCGGAATACGGTCAGACCAACTGGCTGGGCCGGGCCACGCGCTTCATCAACGACATCCTGCTGTCGGCACCGTCCATCGTGATCGGTCTGTTCGTCTACAGCATCTGGGTGGCACGGATGAAGAGCTTCTCCGGATTCGCCGGTGTGCTGGCCCTGACGCTGATCGTCATTCCGGTCGTGATCCGCACCACCGAGAACATGCTCAGCCTGATCCCGAACGCGATGCGCGAGGCCGCTTACGCACTGGGCACGCCCAAGTGGAAGGTGATCCTGGCGATCACGCTGAAGTCGGCGCGGGCCGGGGTGATGACCGGTGTGCTGCTGGCGGTGGCACGCATCTCCGGCGAGACGGCTCCGCTGCTGTTCACGGCGCTGTCCAACCAGTTCTGGACCAGCAATCTGAACGAGCCGATGGCCAGCCTGCCGGTGACGATCTACAAGTTCGCCATGAGTCCGTACGAGAACTGGCAGAAACTGGCATGGGCCGGGGTCTTCCTGATCACCGTGGGCGTGCTGGCCCTGAACATCGTTGCGCGCACCCTGTTGCGCAACAAACACTGA
- the pstC gene encoding phosphate ABC transporter permease subunit PstC, which yields MPWADALFAFVAQACAWLTLALLVGIIVSLIGGAMPAIREYGLSFLWRSEWNPAEDRYGGLVMIYGTLMTSFIALLIAVPVSFGIALFLTELSPSWLKRPLGIAVELLAAVPSIVYGMWGLMVFGPILARFVQQPLQSVFAGVPVLSDLVSGPPVGIGILSASIILAIMIIPFIASVMRDVFEVTPPMLKESAYGLGATTWEVVWKVVMPYTKTGAVGGIMLGLGRALGETMAVTFVIGNMNQLNSVSLFEAANSITSALANEFAEAGEGLHQASLIYLGLVLFFITFVVLSLSKVLLAQLKKGEGR from the coding sequence ATGCCTTGGGCTGATGCGCTGTTTGCCTTCGTTGCGCAAGCCTGTGCCTGGCTGACGCTGGCACTGCTGGTGGGCATCATCGTGTCACTGATCGGTGGTGCGATGCCGGCCATCCGGGAGTACGGCTTGTCGTTCCTGTGGCGGAGCGAATGGAATCCGGCCGAAGACCGCTACGGTGGCCTGGTCATGATCTACGGCACGCTGATGACGTCCTTCATCGCGCTGCTGATTGCCGTGCCGGTGAGCTTCGGCATTGCACTCTTCTTGACCGAACTGTCTCCCAGCTGGCTGAAGCGCCCGCTGGGCATCGCGGTCGAACTGCTCGCTGCCGTTCCGTCGATCGTCTACGGCATGTGGGGCCTGATGGTCTTCGGGCCGATCCTGGCCCGCTTTGTCCAGCAGCCGCTCCAGTCGGTGTTCGCCGGCGTGCCCGTGCTGAGTGATCTGGTGTCCGGCCCGCCGGTCGGCATCGGCATTCTCTCGGCCAGCATCATCCTGGCGATCATGATCATCCCGTTCATCGCATCCGTGATGCGTGACGTGTTCGAGGTGACGCCTCCGATGCTCAAGGAGTCCGCTTACGGCCTGGGTGCCACCACCTGGGAGGTCGTGTGGAAGGTGGTGATGCCTTACACCAAGACCGGGGCGGTCGGCGGCATCATGCTCGGCCTCGGGCGTGCGCTCGGTGAAACGATGGCGGTCACCTTCGTGATCGGTAACATGAACCAGCTGAATTCGGTCTCGCTCTTCGAGGCGGCCAACAGCATCACGTCGGCACTGGCCAACGAGTTTGCGGAAGCCGGCGAGGGCCTGCACCAGGCCTCGCTGATCTACCTCGGACTGGTGCTGTTCTTCATCACCTTCGTCGTGCTGTCCCTGTCCAAGGTACTGCTGGCCCAACTGAAGAAAGGCGAGGGGCGCTGA
- the pstS gene encoding phosphate ABC transporter substrate-binding protein PstS has translation MNIRTIGQTVLALTLTAAASMAAAQDATGAGASFPAPIYAKWADAYNKASGARINYQSVGSGAGIKQIKGKTVDFGASDAPLSDEDLAKDGLMQFPTVIGGVVPVVNIKGIQPGQIKMSGELLADIYLGKVTKWNDPALAALNPGVPLPDAAIAVVRRADGSGTSFIFTNYLSKVNADWKAKVGEGTAVNWPTGAGGKGNEGVSAFVQRLPNSIGYVEYAYAKQNKMSYVALKNAAGNFVAPDDANFKAAAAGADWAKSFYQVLTNQAGKDAWPLTGATFILMHKVQDKPGQASASLKFFDWAYGSGDKMASDLEYVALPDPLKALVRKQWAEIKDASGKAIAYK, from the coding sequence ATGAATATTCGCACTATCGGTCAGACGGTGTTGGCCCTGACGCTGACGGCAGCGGCCAGCATGGCCGCCGCACAGGATGCCACGGGTGCCGGTGCATCGTTCCCCGCACCGATCTACGCCAAGTGGGCCGATGCCTACAACAAGGCGTCTGGTGCGCGTATCAATTACCAGTCGGTCGGCTCCGGCGCTGGCATCAAGCAGATCAAGGGCAAGACGGTCGACTTCGGGGCTTCCGATGCACCGCTGAGCGACGAGGATCTGGCCAAGGACGGGCTGATGCAGTTCCCGACTGTGATCGGCGGCGTCGTGCCGGTGGTCAACATCAAGGGCATCCAGCCCGGCCAGATCAAGATGTCCGGGGAGCTGCTGGCCGACATCTATCTCGGCAAGGTCACCAAGTGGAACGATCCGGCGCTGGCAGCGCTGAATCCGGGTGTGCCCCTGCCGGATGCCGCGATTGCCGTGGTCCGCCGTGCGGATGGCTCGGGCACCAGCTTCATCTTCACGAACTATCTGTCGAAGGTGAATGCCGACTGGAAAGCCAAGGTCGGCGAAGGCACGGCCGTGAACTGGCCGACCGGTGCTGGCGGCAAGGGCAACGAAGGCGTCTCGGCCTTCGTGCAGCGCCTGCCCAACTCGATCGGTTATGTCGAATACGCCTACGCCAAGCAGAACAAGATGTCGTACGTGGCGTTGAAGAATGCCGCCGGCAACTTCGTGGCGCCGGATGACGCCAACTTCAAGGCCGCAGCGGCTGGTGCGGACTGGGCCAAGTCCTTCTACCAGGTGCTGACCAACCAGGCGGGCAAGGATGCCTGGCCGCTCACGGGGGCCACCTTCATCCTGATGCACAAGGTCCAGGACAAGCCTGGGCAGGCCAGCGCGTCGCTCAAGTTCTTCGACTGGGCCTACGGCAGCGGCGACAAGATGGCCAGCGATCTCGAATACGTGGCGCTGCCGGACCCGCTCAAGGCACTGGTGCGCAAGCAGTGGGCTGAAATCAAGGACGCTTCTGGCAAGGCGATCGCCTACAAGTAA
- a CDS encoding fasciclin domain-containing protein: MNKRLWLLAMAGVTAWTLSGCAAMSAQPSIADTLASTPELSTLAQLVRQAGMTDALNGEGPFTVFAPSNEAFKAVPAKTMETLGKDPARLKAVLSFHVVPSRLPAAAITNGKLTSLDGSPLTTSRAGEFVTIEDALVTRADIAARNGVVHLVDRVLIPPKR, from the coding sequence ATGAACAAACGTCTCTGGTTGTTGGCAATGGCTGGCGTGACCGCCTGGACCCTGTCTGGCTGTGCGGCCATGAGCGCGCAGCCCTCGATCGCCGACACGCTGGCCTCCACCCCGGAGTTGTCGACACTCGCGCAACTCGTGCGGCAAGCCGGCATGACCGACGCGCTGAACGGTGAAGGCCCGTTCACCGTGTTCGCTCCGTCGAACGAGGCCTTCAAGGCGGTTCCCGCCAAGACCATGGAAACGCTCGGCAAGGACCCGGCGCGCCTGAAGGCTGTGCTGTCCTTCCATGTAGTGCCTTCACGCCTGCCGGCTGCGGCCATCACCAATGGCAAGCTCACGTCCCTCGACGGCTCGCCGCTGACCACTTCGCGCGCGGGTGAATTCGTGACCATCGAGGACGCGCTGGTCACCCGTGCAGACATCGCAGCGCGCAATGGCGTTGTCCACCTCGTGGACCGGGTGCTGATTCCTCCGAAGCGCTGA
- the glmM gene encoding phosphoglucosamine mutase, which yields MSRKYFGTDGIRGAVGTYPITPDFVLRLGNAVGRVLRATHERPVVLIGKDTRISGYMLESALEAGLNSAGVDVMLTGPLPTPGVAYLTRALRLSLGVVISASHNPYADNGIKFFSARGEKLPDAWEEEVEAALAAEPLWADSSSLGRARRLNDAPGRYLEFCKSTFSNDLSLKGLKIVVDGANGAAYHIAPDVFHELGAEVIRIGCEPDGYNINDGVGATSPQALVEAVKLHRADYGIALDGDADRLQVVDGAGRLYNGDELLYAMVVDRLAQGENVPGVVGTLMTNMAVEVAIKRRGIEFVRAKVGDRYILEELTRRGWQLGGEGSGHLLALDRHTTGDGIVSALQVLQAQQRACRSLSELLEGVDLFPQTLLNIRLAPGQDWKNNQALFAEEERITAELGDTGRVLIRASGTEPLLRVMVEAQDADVARRCAQRMADTVKA from the coding sequence ATGAGCAGAAAGTATTTCGGTACGGATGGAATTCGTGGCGCAGTTGGTACTTATCCGATTACGCCAGATTTTGTACTTCGGCTTGGCAATGCTGTCGGTCGTGTATTGCGCGCGACCCATGAGCGTCCGGTGGTCCTGATCGGCAAGGACACTCGCATTTCCGGCTACATGCTGGAGTCGGCGCTGGAGGCCGGCCTCAACTCGGCCGGCGTGGACGTGATGCTGACGGGCCCTTTGCCGACCCCGGGCGTGGCTTACCTGACCCGGGCGCTGCGCCTCAGCCTGGGGGTGGTCATCAGTGCCTCGCACAATCCGTATGCCGACAACGGCATCAAGTTCTTCTCGGCCCGTGGCGAAAAACTGCCGGACGCCTGGGAAGAAGAGGTCGAGGCGGCACTGGCCGCAGAGCCGCTCTGGGCCGACTCCAGCTCGCTCGGCCGGGCGCGCCGTCTCAACGATGCACCGGGACGCTACCTGGAATTCTGCAAGTCGACATTCTCTAACGATCTGTCGCTCAAGGGCCTGAAGATCGTCGTCGACGGGGCCAACGGTGCCGCCTACCACATCGCTCCGGATGTGTTCCACGAGCTGGGGGCCGAGGTGATTCGCATCGGCTGCGAGCCTGATGGCTACAACATCAATGACGGTGTCGGTGCCACGTCGCCGCAGGCGCTGGTCGAGGCCGTCAAGCTGCACCGCGCCGACTATGGCATCGCGCTCGACGGTGATGCCGACCGTCTGCAGGTCGTGGATGGTGCAGGTCGCCTGTACAACGGCGACGAGCTGCTCTATGCCATGGTGGTGGACCGGCTGGCGCAGGGCGAAAACGTGCCGGGCGTCGTCGGAACACTGATGACGAACATGGCGGTCGAGGTCGCCATCAAGCGCCGCGGCATCGAGTTCGTGCGGGCCAAGGTGGGCGATCGCTACATTCTCGAAGAGCTGACGCGGCGTGGCTGGCAGCTCGGCGGAGAAGGGTCCGGCCATCTGCTGGCGCTCGACCGCCACACCACCGGGGACGGCATCGTCAGCGCATTGCAGGTCCTGCAGGCGCAGCAGCGCGCTTGCCGTTCTCTGTCCGAACTGCTGGAGGGGGTTGATCTGTTCCCTCAGACGCTGCTGAACATCCGGCTGGCGCCTGGCCAGGACTGGAAGAACAACCAGGCATTGTTCGCGGAGGAAGAGCGCATCACCGCCGAACTCGGCGACACCGGTCGTGTGCTGATTCGTGCTTCGGGCACGGAGCCGTTGCTGCGGGTGATGGTGGAGGCGCAGGACGCGGACGTGGCGCGTCGCTGCGCACAGCGGATGGCCGACACGGTCAAGGCCTGA
- the folP gene encoding dihydropteroate synthase — protein sequence MRPSTIPDHSASLVWSTSRYQVDLRVVRVMGIVNVTPDSFFDGGRSSAAVALKHCETLLQQGADLLDIGGESSRPGAESISADQEWQRIEPVLRDALSLGVPLSIDTCKPEVMQRALDLGADIINDIRALGADGAMDVVVNHPQCGVCLMHMSGHPPTMQAAPWHVDIVSEVRDFLAERVLALVERGVDRQRIVLDPGIGFGKRVEDNFALVRGQQALLDLGHPVLAGWSRKSSLGAVTGKPVSDRLCASVAAALAAAQCGARILRVHDVDATVDALRVWSAAGLL from the coding sequence ATGCGTCCATCCACCATTCCCGACCATTCCGCCAGCCTCGTCTGGTCCACCAGTCGCTACCAGGTCGATCTGCGTGTCGTGCGGGTCATGGGGATCGTCAACGTCACTCCAGATTCGTTTTTCGACGGTGGACGTTCCTCTGCTGCCGTGGCGCTGAAGCACTGTGAAACGTTGCTGCAACAGGGTGCTGACCTGCTGGACATCGGCGGGGAGTCCAGTCGCCCAGGAGCCGAGTCGATTTCCGCAGACCAGGAGTGGCAGCGCATCGAACCTGTGCTGCGGGATGCGTTGTCGCTGGGTGTGCCGCTGTCGATCGACACCTGCAAGCCGGAGGTCATGCAGCGGGCGCTGGACCTCGGGGCAGACATCATCAATGACATTCGGGCGCTGGGTGCCGACGGTGCCATGGACGTGGTGGTGAATCACCCCCAGTGTGGCGTCTGCCTGATGCACATGTCCGGTCATCCTCCGACGATGCAGGCTGCGCCCTGGCATGTCGACATCGTGTCCGAGGTGCGGGATTTCCTGGCGGAACGGGTGCTTGCACTCGTGGAGCGCGGGGTGGACCGCCAGCGCATCGTGCTCGATCCGGGCATCGGTTTTGGCAAGCGCGTCGAAGACAACTTCGCGTTGGTGCGGGGACAGCAGGCCTTGCTCGACCTCGGCCACCCGGTGCTGGCGGGATGGTCTCGCAAGTCTTCGCTGGGAGCGGTGACGGGCAAGCCGGTATCGGATCGACTCTGCGCCAGCGTGGCGGCGGCCTTGGCCGCGGCGCAGTGCGGCGCACGCATCCTCCGTGTCCATGACGTGGATGCAACAGTGGATGCACTCCGCGTGTGGAGTGCCGCCGGATTGTTGTGA